In Gopherus evgoodei ecotype Sinaloan lineage unplaced genomic scaffold, rGopEvg1_v1.p scaffold_48_arrow_ctg1, whole genome shotgun sequence, the following are encoded in one genomic region:
- the CNTD2 gene encoding cyclin N-terminal domain-containing protein 2: protein MNVSKAGFGLHAARLSRSELPSLQPRILSGVSGLLRQREAPETRNAGGHPPDPQVSQQLQAEEKREPLKSKNKGPGGDKGARKKKPQGSRVREAAPEKAAAVCPRVPATPVLQRGGPPGGAQALLCVPEALAEELSQALVSLGMALEQDYAWDIFTSMMRKQSSYVFRSWEVPRALTAEMRALIVDWLVQVHEYLGLADETLYLAVYLMNAYMKVARVRVPALQLLSVTCLFLACKVEECTVPEPAELCFMTEDSFSRRELLHMERKVLSRLNFQLYYTSPLHLLRLLGALGRWAPEVHHLAMYFLELCLMEADCAAFEPAQLAAAALGLAQRVQQEAGAGGSGAGPEGSTQLCLYSEEALGAVHRPMARAALRASGSTLQAVFLKYSRPQKLGASTSPAIASSDYLAHCRSPAP from the exons ATGAACGTCTCCAAAGCTGGATTTGGACTGCACGCGGCCCGGCTGAGTCGCTCT GAACTGCCCTCGCTCCAACCCCGGATCCTGTCGGGCGTGTCCGGCCTGCTGCGGCAGAGAGAGGCCCCAGAGACCCGCAACGCTGGG GGTCACCCCCCTGACCCCCAGGTCTCTCAGCAGCTGCAGGCAGAAGAGAAACGGGAGCCGCTGAAAAGCAAGAACAAAGGCCCTGGAGGGGACAAGGGGGCCAGGAAG AAGAAGCCGCAGGGCAGCCGGGTCCGAGAGGCGGCGCcagagaaagcagcagctgtTTGCCCCAGGGTCCCGGCGACCCCCGTCCTGCAGAGAG GGGGGCCGCCCGGGGGGGCCCAGGCGCTGCTTTGCGTGCCCGAGGCGCTGGCCGAGGAGCTGAGCCAGGCGCTGGTCAGTCTGGGTATGGCCCTGGAGCAGGACTACGCCTGGGACATCTTCACCAGCATGatg AGAAAACAATCCAGCTACGTCTTCCGGAGCTGGGAGGTGCCGCGCGCCCTGACGGCCGAGATGCGGGCGCTGATCGTCGACTGGCTCGTACAGGTGCAC GAGTACCTGGGCCTGGCGGACGAGACGCTGTACCTGGCCGTGTACCTGATGAACGCCTACATGAAGGTGGCGCGAGTGagggtcccagccctgcagctgctgagcgTCACCTGCCTCTTCCTGGCCTGCAAAGTGGAGGAGTGCACCGTCCCCGAG CCGGCCGAGCTGTGTTTCATGACCGAGGACTCGTTCAGCCGCCGGGAGCTGCTGCACATGGAGCGCAAGGTGCTGTCCCGCCTCAACTTCCAGCTGTACTACACCAGCCCCCTGCACCTGCTGCGGCTGCTGGGCGCCCTGGGCCGCTGGGCCCCAGAG GTCCATCACCTGGCCATGTACTTCCTGGAGCTGTGTCTGATGGAGGCAGACTGTGCGGCGTTCGAGCCGGCCCAGCTGGCCGCGGCTGCCCTGGGCCTGGCGCAGCGGGTGCAGCAGGAGGCGGGTGCCGGGGGCTCGGGCGCCGGGCCGGAGGGCTCCACGCAGCTCTGCCTGTACAG CGAAGaggcgctaggtgctgtacatcgCCCCATGGCCAGGGCCGCGCTCCGGGCCAGTGGCTCCACCCTCCAGGCCGTTTTCCTGAAATACTCGCGGCCCCAGAAGCTGGGGGCCAGCACCAGTCCGGCCATCGCCAGCTCTGACTACCTCGCCCACTGCCGGAGCCCGGCGCCCTga